Within the Erpetoichthys calabaricus chromosome 1, fErpCal1.3, whole genome shotgun sequence genome, the region ataccagaaatgatactgtaaaatcaagtcacgacttatctgcgagtatatacggtataaacTGTGCGTATGTGCGTAAATGTGCGATTCCCTTTCAATTACATTGCTTCTTATTTTAACTTCAGTTATCATGAATAAAAGGCCACAagcttacattttaatatatttgcttcTCAAAGttatttgtgactttttttttttgtaaacaatttaaaaacaataaaaaatagggACCAACCAGATACTTCACCTtacctgtgttccaattggaaaaacaaaagaaatgtaaccaattgtttattaaatgtggtatgtcaccttggataaagttaTCAACCAAATATGTCAATTTAATTTACAAGAGAAAGTGCAACTTCAAAAAGAATAAAGCTCTCAGCCCACCGGCAGCACTCACATCTAAACCCTATACCAATTGGAAATGGTAGGGTGGGAAGTGGAGGAAAataagcaatttttaaaaagcttGTGTAATCCGTGAATCTTTGGACAGAAATCTTgggatgcattttttaaataaagtaactCGTGTGCATATAGTGGTCTACAATAAAGCCTTTATCAACATTTACAGCATTcttaatattaacattttctatatttaaagaatgttaaaacattttgaaatacagACAGAAATGTAATCGGTTCTCACCCTGATGTTTcttaccttgtgcccaatgctgccaagaGCGATGCTGTCCCTGCAACTCTAAattagattaaatgggtttgagaatgttcggTTATGTTAACAATAAATGCTGAAAATATCTATTACCAAactaaaaatgtacacaaaatcGTAATACTgacaaaataatcaaattaacatactgtaataaACTCTTAATACAACTACAACACATTGTGAGAACAGGTCTATATCGTGTTGGTAGCTTAAGTCATATTAAGaccaaataaacaacaacaaacagcAGTAAATAACTACTGGATATTTTAGACATCACCCCTTGCATTAAATGTACAGcacttataaaaatgatttaCCCTTCatttacaacattgaatcacagtggaggTAATTAGAAGTGTTTTACACTGGTCCATAATAAAAAGACTCCAATGTCAAATAAGAACACATCTCTATGAACTGCAATAAACttacattaaacacaaaataattgatcatacaagtattcactcccttcaagccaatatttagtagaagcacctttAGCAGCCATAACAGCACTAACAGTCTATGTGCAATgcattttttctcattcttcttcGCAAAACTGCTCAAGCCTTGTCAGCTTGCATGGGAATGATGAGTGAACATTCCACACATTctcatttggattgagatctggatttTGAGTTggacactccaggacattaacattgatgTTTTTAAGCCTTTACAATTTAGCTATACCTCTATATTTGGAGTTGTTATCTTGTTGGAAAATAAATCTCCTGAACAGTAGAGGTGGCTGTTCTCTTGCAGACTCAGACAGTTTTTCTTCCTGTTTTTGGCTGctgttattttgcctttttaccTTTGTATTCCTTCCAGGTCCTGGCAGCCACCATCACCATGCTTGACAGTTGGGGATGGTGCTTTTTTAAAGACGTGCAGTATTACGCCAAACACTTTGGTATGATAGCTAAAAAAGCTCACTTTTGGTCTCACAATACCATGGAACCTTCTTACACTTGGTCTCCCACATGCTTTCTGGATAAAACTAATCGAGAGGTCATATATGATTCTTCAAAAGTGGCTTTCTTTTTTAggttttctccatttattttattagatATCCTTCATACAATAAGAAATTGATCAGAACTCCTACAGTCTAACGATGGTTTGAACAAACTACACATAAATTTAGTCTCCTTCCTAAATTTGGTCTGCTTCTGAATCTTGGTATTTGGTAGCACTGGAAATAAATATGTTGGCAGGTCAACAATCAATGCACCAAGTAAGAATGGGTCAGATATAGTCTCAAATTTCTACAGAAAGTCATTAAGAGCATTTTCCTACCATCCAACCCAACCCATGAACAGCACTTATCATGCTATCTCCCAAGTATTATTCTGATTGCCATTCTATACCGATAGGAGatagttttgtttcatttgcttAACACTGTATTTGATATGAGGAATCCTAATGGTCTCGGACACCTTGGGATCTTTTAGCAATACATAGACCTGACTCTCATCTTTCTCTTCCATGCTCCCTGCTGCTTTGAGGCAGCTAAATAAAAATGGTGTGGAAAAACAGCCATCCACAACATAAATCTGAATAGTAGACTTGATTAGTTTGGCCTGGCTTCATTACTGTGGTGCTGAAAAATCACACCTATTGCCCTACACTAGTGACCACTGCCATCTTCTGCTGCTGCCTGCTCTGCCactctcccaaaaaatctgcagcTAGTGAAGCAATCAGACAAACAGTTATCATCTTCAGTTTCTCTCATCTTGGCCACAGAAGCTTGTTTCTCTTTCAGAGCTGCCATAGGTCTCTTGCTGGCCTCTCTTACTAGTAGTCCTCTTGCATAAATCACACTGTTTTTGAGGTAGGCCTGCCCTACCCTACATCTGTGCTGTATTCTTTTTAATTCGAATTACTGACTTAACTGTACTGTTAAGGATATTCAGTGACCTGGCCCTTCTACTTAAggtacatttatactacaatcaccTGAAACCTCTTGGTTACACACAGGTCaactccactgaactaattatgtgacttgtaGAAGCAATTGACTGCAAAAGTAATGATTTAGGTGTCATAGAAAGGATGAGGGGTAGGGAAAGGGAAAGGCATATACTGATTCAGTTAATTCATCTgtgtttaataacatttttgtagATGTTTTTTTCACTTCTAAGAGTTGTTTTTTGAATGATCGGTGTCAGAAAAGCCTAATTAGACACgctatgattcaatgttgtaaaataatataacatgAAAGTCTTAGGAAGGATGTCAGAtttttaaatgcactaaaaataaCTAATACTGTAAGTATAGAAAGGGTGATGCCTAAAATAAAGCATTACCTTACAGATGGTATCTCTCATGTGATCAGTACCTCTTCATTCTCCATTATGTATTATGACAAATAGCCCCAACGTGTCTCCATTTTTCGCAGAACTTTTTTCCTATGGAGACTCTGTAGTGCCTTTCTGTGTAAAAACCATAAGCTATCAGTACTTGGCATCTTACAACCCTGATGCATGAGAGTGTCCTACTTCAGTCCAGCAGAATTTGGACACATTTTTACTGTCTGTATACAGGACATGGAAATTTTCTCATCCATCATACTCAACTCAGCTATCCATATGTCAGCATATGGTCCATATGAAGCTGACACAGGAGGATAgccatttgttttttcatttttgtttatttcaacatcTGCTTTTCAAATCTTGAACGCTGAACTTCTTAATTCCatgaataaagtgaaaatgttctTATTCAGACCAtcaatatttttgaaaacttGACCAAACcttgcaaaaaatgtttatttgtgcatttttttcccttacactAGAGGTCTTTGTGCGAGTCTTGTGACTTGAAAATTAAACTGGCACTACAACGATTTTGATCTGTATCTCTAGTCCATTTCTGTCAAACCAATGCTACCTTCAGACCCTGGTATATAAATTCTAAGAATCCatgcttttttatattaattcatCTACATGTAGTAACCTAATTAGTTTACATTTAGACTATGCAAACCATGTTGTGAATAATTCTTCTAAAGCTATTGAATAAAATTGGACTGCCGATTGATATAtggtattcattttcttgtatgctgTACAAGAGCTCTTTTGCCGATTTTAttcatgtgatttttttacaCTACATTTTAGCCATGTATTTGTATGTTATGTTTGGTCTACATTTCTGAATGCTTCTTTTTATAAATCAGAAGAATGTACGTTTTTATATGAAAATCTGAACTTGGATGTCAAATTACAGCAACTCGAAAAGGCAGATTTAGTATTTATCTTATACGtggtataaatgcaaataattattattattattataagcgcACCGGAAGGTCACATGGATCGCACGGTGTCTAGAATTTCTGCTAGCATAAGtatgtcagcagccataccacatgcacttcagaagaagtcatccacctgaagctcagcATGTTAGGGCCAGCCAGGacttgggtgggagaccatctaggagaagCTTGGGTAGCTGCTGGAACAGGTGTTGGTGaaaccagcagggggtgcttaccctatgGTCagtatgtggatcccaatgccccagtgcagtgacagggacactgcactgtaaatatacagccatccttcagatgagacataacaATGAGGTCCTGACCCTCTGTGGTCGTAAAAGATCCCTAGGCATTTTCagaaaagagtagggtttatcccaatgtcctggataaattgcccTCTATGGCCTAGTCATCctgccccctaatcattcctTTTCTCTGATTgtgtctctctcaccacttcaccacctaatagctaaagtgtggtgagtgtattggtgcaataatggctgctgttacatcatccaggtgggtaccACATATTAGTGGGGGTTGAAGTGTTTCCCCACACActaaaagcgctttgagtagggagaaaagcactatatacttgTAAAGAATGATTCTATTAAAGCCTCCACAATGTATTCCATATTTTACGTACGGGCTTGGTGCTCAAATGTTGGGAGTGGAAGGATGTAGTATGCATTCTCTCCTGCtctctttctttttgtaattttcccCTGTTCCTTCCCCTCTCACTGTGCCCTGAGTCTGATTTTGATTGGCTGCTGAGCAATAGCTCGGAGCATCGCTATGGAAAGCAGAGTGTTACAAAGCAGTTGATTCTGCCCGTTTTTTTGCCATTTCAATTCAATATGTGAAGAGGGGAATAAAGTAAGATGGAATTTGAACAGCAGACAGAGTGAACACTATTCAGCTACATAAGACTATGCAATGCTGAGTATGACAGTTTTAAGAGTACATGTGTGGTGCACACCTCCCATACagaaaattccaagaattaactGCCCCATGTAAAGAAGGACCACACTTAGAAATGTGCATTGTTCCTTTGCTGAGGGATTGTACATATTTCGAAATGGAGAGACTCTTCTGCACatcattaaaactgatttaaaatagCAGCAGGTCACATTAAATCACTAGAATATGAAAGTGTAGTTTTCTCTTATAGAGTAATTTGAATCTAAAGtactaaaacaacacaaaaagcaCTAGAGCTTACAGTCAAAACCATTAACTGTGTCATCTCTCCAGCATGAGCAAAGAAAAAATTGTGAGTGCAAAAACCCTTTGGTTTTAAACGCTgcactttaaaaactcaaattttctttaactaaaatattgaataacataATCGCTCTGCATATCACCAACATGCCTGCAAACAGAATATGCAGCCCAGCTTCACATAACACCATCAATGCTTACAATGGATAAAGCAGCAAGAGCTCACTGACATTGACAGCTGTTATAAATGATGATAAACAGTGATTATTTTACTCTCCATACTGTGCCCTGAATTTGAGAAAGTTCTGACATTTCTTTGTGTGCCTATACTATACATGCCACAATCTCTATCTCACTAAAGTATGCTTGTACGCTTGCTTGTTGCTTAACTATAACTTTACTGCTGCTTCCTTGCCTGTGTTATAAAAGGTACAACTGCCAAAGGGGAAGGCCGACTAGTATTACATTCTAGTCATGCATGATatcagaatgtaaaaaatgagaaAGAGCATCAGGTAAGATTTCAAAACTTGTTTTACCTGGGTTTGTCAAAGGTTGCTTTGTTATTATGCTTGATTTTATTCAGTTGTCCAAACTGTATTTATTGAATCGACCTGGAATATGGCAAGCAGGCTacactgaaattttgttttctctgtaaagtGCATTGTGATTGGGGCTAAGACTTGGGTACTGAccttattttttccttaaatggtttTCCATCTCAATTTGGGTAAATATTTCATAAGTTGTTTCTTTTCTAAATATTATCACTGGAGCTGCACAGTATTGGGGCATCCACAAATAACAGGTGAGTGTCTGAGTGCTGGTGaggttgtttgtttttcagtaCTTGATGTTAAATTCTTGAACGAGTCTTGCTAGACAGAAGAGAAGTGATCAGAGTTTTGCCCCAGAATATTCCTTTTCACATTGTTAAGTATGGGATCAAAATTCTCTGAAGCTACTGAGTTGTTTGTCAATATTGTATCATGACTGAGATGAAGTTGTGATCCAGCTACGTTTAGATTATGTCTGAAATTACTGAATTGACATGGCttcactaactttttttttttttttgggtgcatCATGACAGGAGTGAACTTCATTCATAACTCATGACGCTTTACACACTTTTGTATTATCCTAAATATCACAAGCCAGATCTACATAATACTGGTATTGCTCCTAAAAATGTCTCTGTGTTTGTAGGCAATAGGAGATGAGGATATTTAGCAAGAAATCATGATGGGCTAAAAAGCTATTTTGATAAATGCTTTTCAaccaaaaacaaatggaaaaattacattttttctattcCATCTCTATGAGATCTCATACTGCATATTGTGGTATGTTTCTGAAGATAGCTATTGGATGAAAATcgcttcccacattcagaacagcaatatggtttttctccagtgtgaattcttttgtgtgtCTTAAGTTGACTATTCGTGGAGAATTGTTtaccacactcagaacagcaatacggcttctctccagtatgaattcttctaTGAGTCTGAAGATGGCCTATTTGCAAAAATCGCTTTCCACACTCAGAACAGGAATATGGCCTCTCTCCAGTGTGTATTCTTGTATGAGTCTGAAGGGTGCCACTGTTAACAaatcgttttccacattcagaacaatagTACAGCTTCTCACCGGTGTGAATTCTAGTGTGCTTCTGGAGACTACCACTGGTGGTGAATTGTTTTCCACACtgagaacaacaatatggcttctctccagtatgaattctcatGTGAGTCTGTAGATTTCTGCTATGcaggaattgtttgccacattcagaacagcaatacggttTCTCACCAGTGTGAAATCTTTTGTGTAACTGAAGTTTACTGCGGTTAAcaaattgtttgccacactcagaacagcaacacaacttctctccagtatgaattcttgcaTGGATCTTAAGATGGTTAATTTGTAAGAATCGttttccacattccaaacagcaatgtggcttctctccagtatgaattcttgtgtgaGTCTGAAGAGTGCTAATTTGTAAaaatcgcttgccacattcagaacagcaatatggcttctccctaGTGTGAATTCTTGTATGAAGCTGAAGATAGCTGTTATTGGagaatcgcttgccacattcagaacagcgatatggcttctctccagtgtgaattctggtGTGGGCCAGAAGATATCTGCTTCGCagaaattgtttgccacattcagtacagctatatggcttctctccagtgtgaattctagtGTGAACACGAAGATAAGTGTTTGtggagaatcgtttgccacattcattacagcaatatggcttctctccagtatgaattcttctgTGAACACGAAGATAAGTTATTGTGGAGagtcgtttgccacattcagtacagcaatatggcttctctccagtatgaattcttctgTGAACCTGAACATGACTACGCCACAAgaattgcttgccacattcagaacagctgtATGTCTTTTTTTCAGCTTGACTACACTTGTCATCATTGCATTTCGATTTCAGTTTAAACTTTTTCTTCTGCTCTTGGAAGATTGAGGAAGCAGATGAATTTGTCTTGTACATTTGCTGTTGAGTGTTCATATCATCGATCCTTGTTAGTTTCACAACAGGCAGAGGACTACAGTGCAATCTGGCTGAAGTCAAATTCTCTGACCCAgattttttcagattttcatttttctttggttGTCGTGGTCTGTGCTGCAGCGATGTCTGAGGTAATGAAGATGGGGCAAAGCTGCAAATCTCttttaaatctgtaaaaaaaaaaaatatacaaatacatattaaAACTTCAGAAGATTTGCCAAGGTGTGAAATCATTTAGCATAAAATAGATTATTCCTGTTGAAATCAACCCAATTTCACAACATACCAGcaccagttctttagttttacaTTCTATATTACAAATAGTAgcaatatgagattttttttttttttttattaagaagcacAATTCCACTTAAACGTCCAACAAGACTATACATTGGTGCAAATTTATCATAGAACAATATAcatgttaaataaacaaagaacataATGCTGAAACAGACACAATACAATgcataaaaagaaatacatatcATACATATGTTATACACCTGCTACAATAGATACTGTATGTTCTACTTGTACTGTATACACCAAGGAGGGTTTTGCAACAAAAGACTACAGACATCACAATAAATTTAGAAACACTGACATTTTGGCAGATTTAGTCCCAATTCTCACTCAGCAGATTGGTCCTCTTTAATTCAATGTATTTGCCTTTCCAATGGTTTGTCCTGTCAATACCCTTTGGTCATATTAGTCATAAAATAATCagtagattttcaatgatatcacagatatggggagaaccaTTAACTTTAAGTGACAGCTTAATAGGAATGGACTATAGACTCCTTTTCTTTCCCTCAATGATATTTAAAACAagtataattttaatttcaatttttaacaGTTTAATGTTAGAAAACCCACAAGGGTACTTTAAATTACACTTTCCAAGCAgtaactgaagaaaataaatactaCTTAAgatcaatactaaaaaaaaaaaaattaaaaaattaatgcaGTACCACATgaatagggctgcaactaatgattattttggtagtcgactaatcgttcaattttttttttgattagttGATTAGTCACGATtctttcatgcctgactattttgaagcctgcgacctgtggttgcacatcctgttctgggctccagtgcatgtcttacctcatctgctcacgtctgtccacctgtgaatgtcaccccgATGTCTCTgtattaacacgattaaaattaataataatcaaattaaaataacaaccagtgaaacatatgaacttgaaaataatcagatgttttatattattgtgaccatcacaataaaaaagaaatacattaaacaatataaactaaagtgcacatagtctttaaacaaaaaaagtgcatttaacttaaccaaaaatggctaCTGGTGTGTCATTGTCGGAGGCGAATATATTTGGAAAAGTAAattcattgaacgccgcaaccagctagagtcggtttccagtgcaatttggaagcatgcCGAACCCAAGTATATGCGGCGACATACATTCAgcaacgtacattcattgaactccgcaaccagctaaagttgtttctcagtgaAATTTGCCAGAatgccggagccgagtatattccacgatgtatattcattgaatgctacaaccggctatagtcgtgtctcagcgcaatttgccagcacgcaggggGCAAGTATATTCTgcaacgtacattcattgaaccccgCAACTGGCTATATTTCtggcttcacagagcaattttccagcacaccggagctgatcagtcagtgccgtatatttgTTGAGCTGCCAGCTCACGACCACTGGCGGCCTCAgcagaactgcagcaccactgtctctgggattcagcagtttctgtctcaatttttttccatctccttccccctcctctatccgactcgccattgcaactacgtttattttcctctacattcttcctctcctcagatgttcttcttcgttggtaggactgtgtgcagtcttgacaaacaataacaaatgatactgttcccagacgttcatgtagtgcattgcagttacaaaaaccaatgtggttctttgtgactggagcctctattgaaggttctgtttatgatgcGTCGACAATAAAAAATTCGTGTCAATGATTTTTGTAGTCGACGTTGTCGATTATGTCAactaatcgttgcagccctacACATGAACTAGTGGAAACCAATGCTATTTAGAATATACAAATGTTATGACACAGTAAATGAAAAAACTCTCACAATTGCATATGTCAATGAGCAAACAACTAAATTTTGAACCATCTTAAACTTGTGTAATAAATCCTATTTCAATAGCCTAAACACAAAAACATAGAGCCTTGCCAGTAGAAAATTCTACATAAGACTgaatacacaaaatgtttctaaattaaaaatagacATATTTGTGAATAGCTTTTATAAGAGCTTGGAGCTACAGTTCAGGTATCACAAACAAGTGCTGACACTAAACATGTTACTTCCTAAAATGACTCAGgttaggttaggtcaggttggggagagcatgcactggtacagagaaTTGCCGCAACAACCAcaagatgaaacagcttgggatcctggttggcaaccccccaggcagacacacggtccagtcccacactccggaaatgaccctgtaactgccacagccaggtgttatgtggacgtccccttggcctgatccagccactctggtcctcaacaatgaggatcctgtaagccggatcaccctctgggaatcacacCACTGTGTTTATCACATTTCACTTATACTAAAATATTACTTTGACATCTAAAGCTTCATTAATGACACACATTTAGTGTTTACCTATTTGTTTTTAGCAACCCTGACAATTGCGTGTCTCTGTGACTAAGAGCCTCTCTTACAGCCTAAAGTGCCGTATCATTTGATTTGCTTGGTACCACAAATCTGAGCGGAGCACATGTACGGTATGTCTGGCCAGAATAGAggttttgaaatatatatagtgTTTTTGAAATAACCACTATATTAACCACAGGTACAAGGCAAAacttgctttgaatttttctctttctcatgctCTGTGCAGCCAAGAAATGTACCAGTTCTCAACAACCCCAAACTGGAACTATTTAACCCTGTTCATTATATTCACAGGATTAAGCTCTTGTATCATTTGTAACTCCCTAACAgtgaaactagatagatagatagatagatagatagatagatagatagatagatagatagatagatagatagatagatagatagatagatagatagatagatagatagatagatagatagatagatactcattGATTCAttcactttattaattcccaatgggaaattcacatttatttttttcatctattatttttatctatctaATAACGATGAGAAGTTATTAAAACTGACAAGTCATGtcttgtgctttaaaaaaaataaaaaaataaaaaaaactcacacacacaaattatgcatttttatttctagtgGGGTAAAAATTACAATAACAAAAGTCTTTTTTCCCCTTAAAAGTGCAGTGAAATATTTCTACTTCATTAAATTATGCCAAGCAGATTTAACAAGTTTAATTTAACTTGCCTGCAAATGGCAGAATGTCCTCAATGCAGAACGAAAAAGTCTAAGAAACAGAGTTGGATCAGGACCAGCTCCACCTTTTAAAAATCATTGCTCAAgattttacatatattatatagtacgtACTAAATAATTATTTAGGTGAGCTTCCGTATGAAATAGTCTAACCAATGGCATGATTTCCCAGCCTGGTGGGACAGTATAGTCAGTCTTACCAGTAATGCAATGTGTAGCCAATGGCTTTCTTTATTATACCTAAGATTATGAGATATCAGACAGTGTGCAAAATAatctgttgtaattatgggtccTGTTATAGCTCATTGTTGgttgaacactgaaatcttactctggtacTATGGAATACACAATACATCAGCACTGGAGAATGCTATTACTTAAGATATACATACCTTAAGTGACAAATCACATTATGCATGGATACAAACTCCGCAAAAAAAATCCATGTCACCTTCTAATGTACAAGCATCATGCAGAGCATCCACTTTTTGTGACAGATGCACACTTAGACAATGTGTGGGAAAAACCACAGCAGCTTTGCTTAAATACTTCCCCCTCTTGCTGAATGGTGACTAACTGCATGCCAAACACCACCTCCCATTGACCCCAGCAAACTCTGATGGGAATTAAAGGCCTATCAGTGCACCGTGCTACAGGCTCAGTGCCACCGCGTGCTTGTCCTTATACAAACAGAACATCCTCAAATAAACTTTGCTACTCATTTAGGAAAGGGTCTCCTCTTCAATGCCCTAACCTACCACTTTTCTGTGCTGCTCTTTAGGTAATGAAAAGTGCATTAAGTCAAATTGATCACCTAGGGGTTTTGTTAGAAGATGCCCTATGGCACAGACAGATGACCTCAGATGACCTAGTACACATTCTGACTTTCAGTAATTTACACAGTTGGAatcttttttcaaaaaacaacctAAATTTCTGAAAGACATCACTAAGTGATAATATACATGATATGATATcagccc harbors:
- the LOC114666228 gene encoding gastrula zinc finger protein XlCGF57.1-like, with product MEQIYVKIKEEDCGWESMQHQSAKIKEGGCELVTIDIKEESPPICDSTDMQKNGIVNSVKEEDIKLEFVPQHLCPHEDVPGLGQRPNHSVYVKLESLESDVKRTEKSSFLSLPSEDLKEICSFAPSSLPQTSLQHRPRQPKKNENLKKSGSENLTSARLHCSPLPVVKLTRIDDMNTQQQMYKTNSSASSIFQEQKKKFKLKSKCNDDKCSQAEKKTYSCSECGKQFLWRSHVQVHRRIHTGEKPYCCTECGKRLSTITYLRVHRRIHTGEKPYCCNECGKRFSTNTYLRVHTRIHTGEKPYSCTECGKQFLRSRYLLAHTRIHTGEKPYRCSECGKRFSNNSYLQLHTRIHTREKPYCCSECGKRFLQISTLQTHTRIHTGEKPHCCLECGKRFLQINHLKIHARIHTGEKLCCCSECGKQFVNRSKLQLHKRFHTGEKPYCCSECGKQFLHSRNLQTHMRIHTGEKPYCCSQCGKQFTTSGSLQKHTRIHTGEKLYYCSECGKRFVNSGTLQTHTRIHTGERPYSCSECGKRFLQIGHLQTHRRIHTGEKPYCCSECGKQFSTNSQLKTHKRIHTGEKPYCCSECGKRFSSNSYLQKHTTICSMRSHRDGIEKM